One region of Chlorobiota bacterium genomic DNA includes:
- a CDS encoding FtsQ-type POTRA domain-containing protein: MKARRKQIAKKKPRSRDDSRRFATAVSVGLLIAGGVAGLVAVANKWMKREPLEQIRIVGRHVLDSAEVVQKAAIPDSLPLGKLNLKEIETRLIGHPFITDASVYREEQGTLVLQIQECAPVAVAFVGGAPVYLDSAGITLPFRFSSAAFDVPLLGGISNGRKVDSLQGVEAIGVVKAIREFDPALYQQISEIRREPTGQYTLLFADGGIPIRAGVAAEIPRHLKKLDLFWRTVLLTEGAASIQSIDLRWQGQVVVKKRTGENA; encoded by the coding sequence GTGAAAGCCCGACGCAAACAGATCGCCAAGAAGAAGCCCCGCAGCCGCGACGACTCGCGGCGGTTTGCCACGGCAGTGTCGGTGGGGTTGCTGATTGCGGGGGGGGTGGCCGGGCTGGTGGCCGTGGCCAACAAGTGGATGAAACGCGAACCGCTGGAGCAGATTCGGATTGTTGGAAGGCACGTGTTGGACTCGGCCGAGGTGGTTCAGAAAGCTGCAATCCCCGACAGCCTTCCTCTTGGCAAACTGAACTTGAAGGAGATCGAGACGCGGCTGATTGGCCACCCTTTCATTACCGATGCTTCGGTTTATCGGGAAGAACAGGGGACGCTGGTTCTGCAAATCCAGGAGTGCGCGCCGGTTGCGGTGGCGTTTGTTGGCGGCGCACCGGTTTATCTGGATTCCGCCGGGATCACGCTCCCGTTCCGATTCAGCAGCGCGGCCTTCGACGTCCCGCTCCTTGGCGGAATCAGCAACGGGCGGAAGGTGGATAGCCTGCAAGGGGTGGAGGCCATCGGGGTGGTGAAGGCGATTCGGGAGTTCGACCCAGCACTCTACCAGCAGATTTCCGAGATACGGCGCGAGCCAACGGGCCAGTACACGCTTCTGTTTGCCGATGGCGGCATCCCGATTCGGGCCGGGGTCGCCGCAGAAATCCCGAGGCATCTGAAGAAGTTGGACCTGTTCTGGCGGACGGTGCTGCTTACCGAGGGGGCGGCCAGCATTCAATCCATAGACCTTCGGTGGCAGGGGCAAGTGGTGGTGAAAAAACGCACCGGGGAAAACGCCTAA
- the ftsA gene encoding cell division protein FtsA — MNGSGTNASGRDPREIVVGLDFGTSKVCAIVAERNDDYPGGIHVLGIGHTPSEGLNRGVVVNIEKTVRSVERAVELAQSQSGVKITSVSVGIAGDHIQSFPSRGVVTISNPDRVVTQQDMERLMEDAKRVNIPADRRILHVIPQEYIVDGQDGIYDPVGMSGLRVEVNVHIITGLVTAAQNIYRCVERAGLAVNDIVLEPLASSYAVLDDDEKEVGVALVDIGGGTTDIAVFEDKTIRHTAVIGMAGRMLTDDIRKVLGIIGDQAERVKREYGYAMEEMVLNDEVFMIPGIGGRKPMEISKRTLAQIIQPRMEEILEFVMLELKKSGYLRRLSAGVVLTGGGALLRGMADLAQQVLGLPVKVGIPAGLGGSALAPEVESPIYSTAVGLVLHAFENQQHQPIIIEEPPSEHQEEEEEPRGISIFSRMKRFLDEF; from the coding sequence ATGAACGGTTCAGGGACCAATGCATCAGGGCGCGACCCGCGCGAAATCGTTGTGGGGCTTGACTTCGGCACCAGCAAGGTGTGCGCGATTGTGGCCGAACGAAACGATGATTACCCGGGCGGAATCCACGTCCTCGGGATTGGCCACACTCCATCGGAGGGGCTGAACCGCGGCGTTGTGGTCAACATCGAAAAAACGGTCCGCTCGGTGGAACGTGCTGTCGAGCTTGCCCAATCGCAGTCCGGCGTGAAGATCACCTCCGTCTCGGTTGGCATTGCTGGGGACCATATCCAATCATTCCCCAGCCGTGGCGTGGTGACAATCTCCAACCCCGACCGCGTGGTGACGCAGCAGGACATGGAGCGATTGATGGAGGACGCAAAGCGGGTGAACATCCCCGCCGACCGCCGCATCCTTCATGTGATCCCGCAGGAGTACATCGTGGACGGGCAAGATGGCATCTACGATCCGGTGGGGATGTCGGGGTTGCGGGTGGAGGTGAACGTCCACATCATCACCGGCTTGGTGACCGCCGCGCAAAACATCTACCGCTGTGTGGAGCGTGCCGGGCTGGCCGTGAACGACATCGTTCTTGAGCCGCTTGCCAGCAGCTACGCCGTGTTGGACGACGACGAAAAAGAGGTGGGCGTTGCGCTGGTTGACATCGGTGGCGGGACCACCGACATCGCGGTGTTCGAGGATAAAACCATCCGCCACACAGCGGTGATTGGAATGGCAGGGCGGATGCTGACCGACGACATCCGCAAAGTGCTGGGAATCATTGGCGACCAGGCCGAGCGGGTCAAGCGGGAGTACGGCTACGCGATGGAGGAGATGGTGCTGAACGATGAGGTGTTTATGATTCCGGGAATCGGCGGGCGGAAGCCGATGGAGATCAGCAAACGGACCCTTGCCCAAATCATCCAGCCACGGATGGAGGAAATCCTTGAGTTCGTGATGCTGGAGCTGAAAAAATCGGGCTATCTGCGGCGGCTTTCCGCCGGGGTGGTCCTGACCGGTGGCGGCGCGCTGCTTCGCGGCATGGCCGACCTTGCCCAGCAAGTCCTGGGGCTTCCGGTCAAGGTCGGGATTCCGGCGGGGCTGGGGGGGTCCGCACTTGCGCCCGAGGTGGAAAGCCCAATCTACTCCACCGCCGTGGGGCTGGTGCTTCATGCTTTCGAGAATCAACAACATCAACCAATCATCATCGAGGAGCCACCCAGCGAGCATCAGGAGGAGGAGGAAGAGCCACGCGGCATCTCCATCTTCTCCAGAATGAAGCGATTCTTAGACGAATTTTAA